Genomic segment of Candidatus Aminicenantes bacterium:
ATGCGGCGGGCCAGGACGGTGGCGCCCAGCGTCCCGAAGAGCAGCCCCACGGCTCCGATCAGAATGAGGACGAACCGGGTCCGACTGACCTGCCGGTCCAAGGCTTCGAGCGACAACCCCATCTTGACCGAGCCCCAATTGGCATCGGAGCCGCGGACGAAGATCGGCACCTCGACCTCGAGAACCCTGCGGATCTTCTTGGCGATATAGACATTCTTGGCCTGGGCGTAAGTCGGCGCGCCGCCGGAAGCTCTCTGCAACTGACTCGTCTGGGCCAGGGCCCGGTCGGCGGCGATGTCGCGGCTGGCCACCAAGCCGGTCCCGTAGCGGTCGAAGAAGGCGATGTACAACCGGTTGTCGTCGATCTGGGCGTCGACGTTGGCCTGCAGGTCTTCGATGTCCCAGACCTTGACCGAGCCCTGGTTGACTTCGGCCAAGTTGGATGCCGTCAGGAGGGCCCGGGTCTTGAACTCGTCGAAGATGATGCTCAGCTCGCGCCCTTGAATGACCCAAAGAATGGCGCCGACCAGGACCAGAACCAGGGCCGCCACCCACAGGGTGAACCGCTTTTGGATCGAGTTCGGCATGCTCATGGCCGGGGGCTTCTCCGATCCAGCCACAAGTCTTTGGCGTCGAGATAGCTCGAACCCAAGGGGGGCATCCGGACGCCGCGGACGTAGCTCTGGACCGCCAGCCGCTCCTCCTCGGTGAACAGCGGCACGGCCGGCATATCCTGGCCCAGGAGCTTCTCCATGCGATGAAACAGCTCGATCCGCCGGGTCCAGCTCTTCTCGGCCGCGGACTCCTCGAGCAGCTTGTCCAAGGCCGGCGAAGAGTAATGGATCAGGAACTGGAGCCCATCCGTTCCCTGTCCGAAGAGAGGCAGGATGATGTTCTCGGCGTCGGGATAATCCATCAACCAGGTAAAAAACGTCAAGTAGGGGGTCCGGACGTCGAGCAGATCATCGGCCTTCGTGTACGTTCGGATGGAGACGGAGATGCCGACGGCATCCAGCTGGGCGGCGATCTCGCGGGCCAGGCGCATCGGCGCTTCGGCGCGGGGCTTGAGGACGAACAGCAGAAGGGAGGGGAAGCGACGCTCTCCGGAATACCCGAGTTCGTCTAGAAGCCGGCGGGCCTGTTCCGAGTCGAAGTGCGAGGTCTCCTCCAACGGAAGAAATCCCGGCAGCCCGGATGGAATATAGCTCGAGGCCTGGCGGCGGACCCGGTCCGGCGCTTGGGCCGCCTCGATCAGACGGTCCTTGTTGATGGCGGCCGCCACGGCCCGGCGGACCACACTGCGGTCGAAAGGCGGGATCTGGCAGCTGAAGCCCAGGTAAGATTCCTTGTAGGGGACGCCGACCACGGCCTGACAGCCGGAGTTGGCCATCCGATCCGAGAGAAACGGCATGATGTCGGCATCGCCGCTCATGAAATGATCAACGGTCAGATAAGGGCTGTATTCAACATGGTCAAGATAGGCCTTGCGGCCGTGGTACTGTTCGAACCGGTCCAGATGGACGCCCACGATGTCCAGCTGAGGGCTGCGCATCCAGTTGGCGAATCGGAAGGGGCCCGTCCCGGACGGCTTGTCGAAGAAGCCCGCCCCCTCCTCGATCAGCTTGTCGCGCGGCAGGATCTTGCAGAAGCTCATGCTCAGCAGATAGAGGGACGCGACCGAGGGAGCCTTCCAGCTTACTTCGAAGACGTATTTTTCCGGAGCCCGGAATCCGGTCACCTCGGCGGCCTTGCCGTCCCAGAACTCCTCGGCTCCGACGATCTTGCCGGCCAAAAGCCCGGCATAGGGCGACTTGGTCTCCCGGCGGAGCAATCGCTCGAAAGAGTATTTGACGTCCTGGGCATCGAATTCACGACCGTGATGGAAGCGCACGCCCCGCTTGAGGATGAACGTCATCCGACATCTGTCCTCGGAAACCATCCAGTATTCGGCCAGCGAAGGGACGAGATCGAGCCGGTTGTCGAGCCGGACCAGCCCTTCGAAGATCTGTTCGGTGGCGAAAACCCAGGACGCGACGGCCGGGTCGAGATTGGGCTTAAGGGAGGTGGTGAAGTCGCGGACGCGGATCATTCCGCCCAACTTCGGCAAGTCCTCGCGGCCGGGCGAGGCCCCGGTCGCGGCGGCGACAGCGGCAACGAGCAGAAAAACGCAGGCACCCCAGTGAGGGGCGGCGGACAGACGGTTTTTAAGGCGGTTCATAGATGAATCAACAGAGCAATCTTTATGCCAGACCGGACGAATCGATTCTTCCGCCTGTTAAAAGCGCGGGCGCGCGCTCAACTCGCTAATAGATTACCAGAACGTAAAGATATTTTACAGTCTTGGCCTGATAATCAGGCCGCGGCATCGATGACTTTCTGGAGCACGCGCATGATATTGCCGCCCCAGATCTTCCCGATTTCCTTCTCGTTGTATCCGCGGCGCAGCAGCTCCATCGTCACCCGGAACATCTGGCTGACATCGCCGCAGTCGCTGACGCCGCCGCCGCCGTCGAAGTCCGTCCCGATCCCGATATAGTCGACGCCCACGAGCTTGATGACGTGCTCGATATGATCAACGATATCCTTGACCGAGGCCCGGTCGTCAGGAAATTTCTGCATCACCGCCTGGTATTCCTGGGTGGCCTTGACCCGCAGCGCCTCATCCTTGACGTTCTGGAGAGCCCGGCGGGGCCCGTACTTGGCCTCGAGCTCCTTGAGGGCCTTTTCCCGGTCGGGGTTGGGCTTGGGCGCCTTGAGATAGGCCGACAGGAAGCACATTTGAATGACGCCGCCCTTGCGGGCCAGGGCTTTGATCATATCGTCGGTCAGGTTGCGGGGATTGTCGCACAGCGCCCGACAGCAGGAGTGGGAGGCGAAGATCGGGGCCCGGGACGCCTGCAGGACGTCGAAGAACGACTTGTCCGACATATGAGAGACATCGACCATGATCCCCCACCGGTTGCACTCGGCCACGACTTTACGGCCGAACTCGGACAGGCCTTTGTCCTCGGGGTTCCGGCGTTCGGTACCCGAATCGCAGATCTGATTGTCGGACCCGTGGCACAAGGTGATGTAGCGGACGCCCTTCTTGGCGTAAGCCTCGATGAGCGACAGATCGGTGCCGATCGGATAGCCGTTCTCCATGCCGAGGAAGGCGATCCGCTTGCCGGTCGCCTTGATCCGCCAGGCGTCGCCGGGGGTGGTCGCTTTCTCGACCAGATCCGGATACTTGACGCACATGGCGTCCACGGCGGCGATGAGCTGATCGGCCCGTTCCTTGGCCTTGGCGTAAGCCTGGGGCGAAAGCTCGCCCTGGCCGACGAAGGCGCCGAAGAACAGGGCGTCGAGACAGCCCTCTTTCATCCGCGGCAGGTCGATGAGCCCGCTGCCCGACTTGCCCGGCTCGTGGCGCTGGCCGATGTCCCAATTGCCGCGGAGCATGTTCATGGGTGTGTCACAGTGAGTGTCGACGGATAGGATCCTGGCGTGGATGGCGCGGGCCTTGGCCTCGAGCGATACGTCGTCCATCTTGACCGGGGCCGCGACGCAGGCGGCTAAGACCGCGACGCCGATCGCGAGCCATGTCAATTCGACAAATCGGGAACGCTTGGTCATGGTCGCCTCCTTCGGATGCGGGGGGATTATATCAGAATTCTTTCCGAACAGATTGCGCATGCCGTCAAGCCTAGGCCTCCGCTAAAACCCAGTGTTATTGCTTCCGAAAAGGTCTTTTGCTGAGGCGAGGGGTATAGGGGGCCAAACCCACAGGCTTGGCAGCCCTATGCTTCAGCATAGGGTCGGCGAGAGAGCGGGCACGGTCCCGAGCCGGGCGGCGCTAAAAATATGTTCCTATCTATACGATGGAAGCCAAATGGACGAGGCTCCTTGGAGGGGTAGCAGCCCGAATCGGCCTCAGGCCGATTCGGGCGTTGGAGGGGGACCCGGCTAAAGGGTCCCCTTCCAAGGGAGTCCGAGCCTATTCATGCCGCAAGGCGACAGCCGGGTCGACCCTCGCCGCGCGCCGGGCCGGGTAGATCCCGGCCGCCAGGCTGACCAGGACGGCAAAGACGATCGCCCCCAGGCAGAGCCAAGCCGGGAAGCTGAAATATCCCATGGCCGGAAGCCCTTCCTTGGCCGCGAAGTAGTTGATGACGGGGTTGATGATCCGGCTGACCGCCCAGCCCAGGACCAGCCCGAAAACGCCGCCGGCCAAGCCGATCAGACTCGATTCGAAGACGAAGATCTTCTGAACGGCGGCCGGCGATGCGCCGACGGCCTTCATGATCCCGATCTCGTTGGTCCGTTCCAGGACCGACATGACCATGGTGTTGACGATGCCCAAGGCGGCGACGAAGATGGCGATCATCCCGATCGCGGCCAGCATCATGTCCATCAGGACAAAGCTGGTCTTGATCTGCTCGAACTGGTCGAGAAGCGAGAAGGTGGAGAATCCCCTATCCGCGGCGGCCCGCTTGACGGCGGCGGCGGCCGACAGGTCTTTGAGCCGCACGTTGACCGCGGAATAGCCGGCGCCCCCGGGTCCCGTCCGGAAAAGGTCCCAGATATTCGTCACGGACAGCTTGGGCAGCCGCCCGGCCGGGCCCGGCGGCAGCAGGATGTCGGAGGCCAACGGGGTGACCCCCCCCCCGAACCCGCCCGTCTCCATGACCCCGGCGATCCGGAAAGAGGCGGACGTCCGCTTGAACGGCGAGGCCCCGCCGCCGAGGATGGCCCCGATCTTGGCCGGATCGAATGAGGCCAGGTTGAACGACAGCGAGACGATCTCGACCGTCCGGCCGATCGCGGCAGCCGGATCGGCCAGGCCCATGGCCCGCAGGAGCCCCGCCCCGACCAGGACCGCTTCCTCGTCGTCGGAGGCGTACGGCCGGCCCACCCGAAGGGGGAGCAGACGCGAGCCCGCGATCCGGGCGGGAACGACCTGGACGAGGCGGAATTCCTCGGCCTCCCCGATCCGGATCATGGCCGGGAAGCGGACCTCGGGGAAGACGCTTTCGACCCCTGGGAGACGGCCCAGATCCGCCACGGCGGCATCGTCCAGGACGGCGGACTTGGCCCGCGCCGCCGGCTCGGCTGCGGCCCGTCGTCCCCGCCGGAGGCCGAAATCGCCCATCCCCCCGCCGGCCGGCAGGACGGTCAGGGAATTGAAAAGGTCGAGCTTGGCGAAGTTGTCGGTCACGTTCTTCTGCATGCCCTTGCCGAAGCCGACCATGGCCACCAGGGCCCCGATGCCGACGGTGACGCCGAAAGAGGTCAGAAAAGTTCGGAGCTTCCTCTGGCCCAGATCGGAGACGGCGAACTCCAGGTAATCGCGAAGCGACAAGCGGGGGGATCTGGCAGCCATGGGTCAGGCCTTATGCAGGACGTACCAGCTTTCGGCCTCGGGCCGCCTGACGCCCCGAAAATCTATAATCCGGTAGCCGAGGCGAAAAAGAGCTTGAAAGGCCTCCCGGGTCCGAAGCCGCCACTCCAAGGGAATCCGGCGGATCTCGGGGTCGGCCACGTCGGTCTCCTGCAGCATAAGGTAGAAATCGCGCGGCACGCGGACAAGCGCGAAATCTCCGGCCGCGGCAAGGTCTGCGGCCTCGACGATCTCGAGGTCCTGGGGGCCGGACGCGCCGGCCGTGGTCCGCCTGGAGATGCAGAGGATCGGCGGCGTCGCCTCCAAAAGGTCGGCCAGGTCGTAGGCGGGACGCGGCGGGGGCGCCTCGAGATCCCAATCCATGAAGAACCGGTCGGTGGGGACGTCGCGCCGATTGAGCCGTCCTCCGTATTCTCCGTAGGTGGCGACCCGGTATTCCAGGACGGACATCCCGAAATGATGGATGTTGCGATAGGCGTTGACCCCCGTTAAAGGATCGTAAGTGCACACGACGTGGCCGAGGCCGAAGACACCGCGCAGGATGTCGCGCTGGAATTCTTTGAGGGCCACCCCGAGACCGGCGCCCTGGCAGGCGGGCTTAACGGCCGTGTACTGGGCGTAGAACCACAGGTTTGCCGGTGAGCGGAAGCCGATCGATTTGTCCCGGATGCCGACGAAGCCATAGGCGAAGCCGACTAGGCGGTCGTCGGCCTCGGGGAGTCGTCCGTCCGGCCCGGCGTCATAAGCGGCCAGGAAAAGCGCGCTTCCGTCGTGCAGGAAGTTCTCGCACATCAAGTTGCGCGTTCCGGCCATGTGGTCCTCGGGGAAGCCCCAGACCTCGTTCCGCAGATGGTCGTATTTGGCATAAGCGCCGGCATCGGGGGAGGCTTCCACTTGAAGCCGATAAGTCCGGCCTCCGGCTTGGTGGAGCCTGGGGGACAGCAGGGCATCGTTCATGGTTGGGACTTCAAACCGGATTGTAGCCCAACCGGCCTGGGAAAGAAACCCGGGCCAGGGAAGGTTTTCTCCATTCGTGCGTCTAATGGAAGAGGGTTGGTTTGTCTAAATCGGCCGCTCGTGGTAAAAATAGGGTTTAATCAGGATTGGATGATGCCCCATCGAAAGCCGTCTCCTTACGTGGCCGGAAAGCGGGTCGTCGTCGTTGTCAATCCCCACTCGGCCCGCCAGAAGTGGCGCCGATCGCCGAAAGTCCGCGCTTACTTGAACGCCCGCTTCCCGGGCCGGGTCTACGACCAATTCGCCGGCAAGGCCGAGATGATCGAGACGGTGGCGCGGCTCAGCGCCGAAAACGACGTCATTCTCGGGCTGGGCGGGGACGGCACCTTGGCCGACATCATGCAGGGCATCGTCAATGCCGGCCGCCAGGCCGACGTCCTGATGGGCATCATCCCCTTCGGCAGCGGCAACGCCCTACGCAAATCCCTGCGCATCCCCAAACAGGCGCGGGCCGCGGTCAAGGCCTTCTACCGCGGCCGGCCGCGGGCCATCGACCTCATCGACGTGGACGGCCGGGTGGCCAGCTTCGTCAGCATCGGGGCGACGGGGATGGTGACGCACCGCAAGGCCCAGATCAAGATCCCGGGCCTGGCTGGCCATCTGCTGGCCTCGACCCGGCTGGCCTGGCATCCGCGCGAGTACTTCGAGATCGAGCTCTTTGACGGGCTCGACGATGCGGGCGAAGTTTTCGTCCACAAGATCCTGCGGCTCAAGATCTTTGATTGCATCGTCAACAAGACCAATCACTTCGGCTACAACTGGGTTATCGCCCCCAAAGCCAAAATCGACGATGGCTACCTCGACGTCACCCTCTTCGACATCCGGGCCTACAACTACCTGGTGAATTTCCCCCTGATCTACCTGGGCTACTACCAGAAGATCCTCAAGCACTTCAAGGCCCGCCGGGTGGTGATTCGGGGCGAGATGCTGCACGCCCAGTACAACGGCGAAATCCTGGAACCGCGGCGCGAGCTCGAGCTGAAGGTCCTGCCCAAGGCCATCCGCGTTATTCGCCCTCGCTGAGCGCGGGCAGCAGGATGGCCCCGGTCCGGAAATCTCCCAGAACCTCGGCCCGGCCCAGAAGGTACAGGCGGCCGACATAAGCACCCGTGGCGGCGTCAAGCTCGTGCTCCGACATCTCCGAGGTCAGCCCCCGCAGCCCCAGCCGGGTCAGCCCAACCCGCAGACCTCGCCGATCGCGGCGGGCCCGGGGGATGTCCCAGACGTCCTGCGCCCCGCCGGGGTACATCTCCAAAGACCGAAAACCGGCCCGTTCAAGGCGTTTCTTGAGGGCCATGCCACGCACGGTCAGGCCGCGCATCGGGCCGAGGGTGATCGGAAAGAAGGGGATTTTGCGGGCTTTGAGCTCCAGGTCACAGGGACGGTAATGAGCGCCGTTGCGGTCGTCGATCGAGCGGCGGCCGGGAGGCAGGTGGAGCGGTGCATCGATAACCACCAGGTCGGGACGGCCGGCCTTGACGAAGGCCAGGATCTCGTCATCCCCGCCGAGCTCGGCGGTCGTCGCGGTCATCGTCCGCAGGAGGCAGGCTCCCGTGGGGCGCGAGGGGACGCCGGCCAAGTCGAGCCCGGCGACGACGATCGGTCCGCGGCGGCGGCGCGGAGGGGGCGCCGAGGCGGCGGCGGGCCGATGCGTCATGTCCCCTCTCCGTTGCCCATCGGCGCTCAATCTATCGCGACGGTGGACCCAAGTCAATCCGGGACCGGGGCCTGCCCGAACGCCGCGCCGGGAGGCGCGGGCCCGTCGGCCGCCGGGCGTCCGGTCGCGCGGCCGGGACGCGGCGGACTCAGGCTTCGGCGATATGGGAGGTGATTTCGAAATCCGGCGGAAAGGCCAGGTGGGCCTTGACGGCGCATTTGTCGGCCGCTTTGATCACGGCCTCTTTGTATTTGGCCGGGAAACCGGCCGGCAGATGGATCTCGATGCGCACCATCTCTATGAGCTTCGACTTCGGGCCCCGCTCCATGCGTTGAACCAGGGTGATCCCTTCGGTCGGAATCTTCCGCTCCTGGCAGAAGGCGAGGACATAATAGCCGGCGCAGGTCGCCAGGGACGCCAGAAACAAGTCGAACGGAGAAGGGGCGGCGTTTTCACCGCCGGCGTGGACGGGCTGGTCGGTCAGGATGGAAAAACCCCGCAGGCGGGCTTCCACCCGGCTTCCGCCGGGCAATGTGACGAGAATCTCGTTATCGGTCATGGTCGGACTCCTTTGGGTCGGAATTCACTCCCTTGGCGAACAAGGCCAGCAGGAACCGCCGGTCGCGGGCGGTCATCGCCAGCCGGCCCAGCAGGTCGCGGGTCAAGGCGGAGATATGAACTTTGTTGCCGGCATGGATGAAGCGCTTGGCTTCGAGCTGCCGGAGGATGAGGTCGATGGCGGCGTCCTGCTCCGGCCGCGGCAAGGGCGGCCCGGCATTGCGGCCCGGCTCGCCTCCGGCCGGAGGCGCCCCGGAATTGAAGAACGTGAAGAGCGTCAAGAGCACGGCCGCTGCGAGGTTGTAGGAGGGCTGGCGTCCGGCCTGGGGGATGGTGAAGACGCAGTTGGCCCGCTCGATCTCCTCCGCCGTAAGCCCGGTCCGCTCGTTGCCGAAAAGCAGGGCGACCGTCGTCCCCGGCGGCTGCCCGCCGATCATCCGGGCCGCCTCGTCCAGGCCGACGACGGTGGAATGGCGCCGCATCCGGGCGGTGGAGGCGAGGACGATCTCGCGGTCGGCCAGGGCCGCCTCGAGGGTCGGAAAGACCTTGGCCTGTTCGAGGATGTCCTCGGCGTGGACGGCGGTCTTGCGCGCTTCGGCCGGGAGAGCCCGGCGGCTGACGATCCGCAGGTCGGCGAAGCCCGTGTTCTTCATGGCCCGGGCGGCCAAGCCGATGTTCTCGGAGCTCTCGGGCCGGCAGAGAATAACCGAAGTCCGGGACGGCAAACCGGGCCCGGAAGGAGCGAGCAGCGGAACCGTTGGTCGGGCCAATTCTGAACCTCTATTTGGATTCTATTCTATTTCCGAGCCGAGAGAAACGGGAGCCCGGCGCGGACTCAGCGGCCGAACCCCGAGGCCGCAAGACCCCCGATGAGGGCCCCATAGAGCACGGAGCGAATGGGGTTGGATGTCAGCAGGCAGACTCCCGATCGGCAGCCGACCAGCTTGTAGTAGAGAAACCCGACGACGGCGCCGGCGGCGATGCCGATGAGAGTGATAAGCATGGCTTTCCTTCCGAGAGAGAAGTGATTCTATATATTCGTTATTTTTTATATAACATATTTAGAATACTGTCAAGTCTCTTTTCCCCAAATACTCGCCCAATTCGGGGGAGGGCCGTTCGGGGTATCGTCCCGGCGGCTTCGGGCTTTACTCGCCTTTTCCCACAGCTCTCTTCGGCGCCTCCAGCGCTTCGCAGTCCTCGGAGGGACGCCGCTCCGACCGTCCCCGCGAGGGCGGAACTCCGCATTCGAGATCGTGCGGTCTTGGAGACCGCCCACTCCGTTTCGATCCCGCTAGATAGTCGCGTGCTCAAACAGCCCTCGGCGCCTGGCCAGAGCCAGGTTCCCTCAGAGAGCTATGGAAAAAGGCGCCGCCCTTGCGATTTCGCCGTTGGCCGACACCCCGAACGGCCTTAGTCTCCCCGGGATTGGGCGACGGACCTTTCTTTCTTCCATTCGGGACCGGCAGCTGATTTGACGCGTTTGTCGAATGGACTATAATTAGCCAAAATTCACGAAACAAGGACGCCGGACATGCCCGAACGCAAGCGACTCGAAACCCTATTTGAGAAGAACGGCTTTTTCGATTATCGTTGGCTCGACCCGGCCGGGATCGTTGTGGCCCAGTGGGTCCGGATGAAGTGCCTCTACGGCTGCCCCGATTACGGCAAGGCCGCTTGCTGCCCGCCCAACACCCCGTCGGTGGCGGAGTGCGAACGATTCTTCAGGGAGTACAAGCAAGCCGCTATATTCCACTTCGAGAAGGCGGTCGACAAGCCGGAGGACCGCCACGACTGGAGCCGCGGCATCAACGGCCGGCTCTTGGATCTAGAGAAAGAAGTTTTCTTGAGCGGCTTCGTCAAGGCCTTCCTGCTGCCCATGGACAGCTGCGGCGTCTGCGCCTCGTGCGCGGGGATGAAGACAGGCTGCAAGGATCCCAAGCGGGCCCGGCCGTCGCCGGACGCCATGGCCGTGGACGTCTACGCGACCATCCTACGGGCCGGCTACCCCATCGAGGTTTTGGCCGACTATAAAAAGACCATGAACCGGTACGCCTTTCTGCTGATCGAGTAGCCCCGCCCGAACGGGGCCGCGAGGAGCATCGCCATGTGGTGGGAAGAAAAAATCA
This window contains:
- a CDS encoding ABC transporter substrate-binding protein; translated protein: MNRLKNRLSAAPHWGACVFLLVAAVAAATGASPGREDLPKLGGMIRVRDFTTSLKPNLDPAVASWVFATEQIFEGLVRLDNRLDLVPSLAEYWMVSEDRCRMTFILKRGVRFHHGREFDAQDVKYSFERLLRRETKSPYAGLLAGKIVGAEEFWDGKAAEVTGFRAPEKYVFEVSWKAPSVASLYLLSMSFCKILPRDKLIEEGAGFFDKPSGTGPFRFANWMRSPQLDIVGVHLDRFEQYHGRKAYLDHVEYSPYLTVDHFMSGDADIMPFLSDRMANSGCQAVVGVPYKESYLGFSCQIPPFDRSVVRRAVAAAINKDRLIEAAQAPDRVRRQASSYIPSGLPGFLPLEETSHFDSEQARRLLDELGYSGERRFPSLLLFVLKPRAEAPMRLAREIAAQLDAVGISVSIRTYTKADDLLDVRTPYLTFFTWLMDYPDAENIILPLFGQGTDGLQFLIHYSSPALDKLLEESAAEKSWTRRIELFHRMEKLLGQDMPAVPLFTEEERLAVQSYVRGVRMPPLGSSYLDAKDLWLDRRSPRP
- a CDS encoding dipeptidase; translated protein: MTKRSRFVELTWLAIGVAVLAACVAAPVKMDDVSLEAKARAIHARILSVDTHCDTPMNMLRGNWDIGQRHEPGKSGSGLIDLPRMKEGCLDALFFGAFVGQGELSPQAYAKAKERADQLIAAVDAMCVKYPDLVEKATTPGDAWRIKATGKRIAFLGMENGYPIGTDLSLIEAYAKKGVRYITLCHGSDNQICDSGTERRNPEDKGLSEFGRKVVAECNRWGIMVDVSHMSDKSFFDVLQASRAPIFASHSCCRALCDNPRNLTDDMIKALARKGGVIQMCFLSAYLKAPKPNPDREKALKELEAKYGPRRALQNVKDEALRVKATQEYQAVMQKFPDDRASVKDIVDHIEHVIKLVGVDYIGIGTDFDGGGGVSDCGDVSQMFRVTMELLRRGYNEKEIGKIWGGNIMRVLQKVIDAAA
- a CDS encoding ABC transporter permease; the encoded protein is MAARSPRLSLRDYLEFAVSDLGQRKLRTFLTSFGVTVGIGALVAMVGFGKGMQKNVTDNFAKLDLFNSLTVLPAGGGMGDFGLRRGRRAAAEPAARAKSAVLDDAAVADLGRLPGVESVFPEVRFPAMIRIGEAEEFRLVQVVPARIAGSRLLPLRVGRPYASDDEEAVLVGAGLLRAMGLADPAAAIGRTVEIVSLSFNLASFDPAKIGAILGGGASPFKRTSASFRIAGVMETGGFGGGVTPLASDILLPPGPAGRLPKLSVTNIWDLFRTGPGGAGYSAVNVRLKDLSAAAAVKRAAADRGFSTFSLLDQFEQIKTSFVLMDMMLAAIGMIAIFVAALGIVNTMVMSVLERTNEIGIMKAVGASPAAVQKIFVFESSLIGLAGGVFGLVLGWAVSRIINPVINYFAAKEGLPAMGYFSFPAWLCLGAIVFAVLVSLAAGIYPARRAARVDPAVALRHE
- a CDS encoding diacylglycerol kinase family protein translates to MPHRKPSPYVAGKRVVVVVNPHSARQKWRRSPKVRAYLNARFPGRVYDQFAGKAEMIETVARLSAENDVILGLGGDGTLADIMQGIVNAGRQADVLMGIIPFGSGNALRKSLRIPKQARAAVKAFYRGRPRAIDLIDVDGRVASFVSIGATGMVTHRKAQIKIPGLAGHLLASTRLAWHPREYFEIELFDGLDDAGEVFVHKILRLKIFDCIVNKTNHFGYNWVIAPKAKIDDGYLDVTLFDIRAYNYLVNFPLIYLGYYQKILKHFKARRVVIRGEMLHAQYNGEILEPRRELELKVLPKAIRVIRPR
- a CDS encoding DUF429 domain-containing protein, yielding MTHRPAAASAPPPRRRRGPIVVAGLDLAGVPSRPTGACLLRTMTATTAELGGDDEILAFVKAGRPDLVVIDAPLHLPPGRRSIDDRNGAHYRPCDLELKARKIPFFPITLGPMRGLTVRGMALKKRLERAGFRSLEMYPGGAQDVWDIPRARRDRRGLRVGLTRLGLRGLTSEMSEHELDAATGAYVGRLYLLGRAEVLGDFRTGAILLPALSEGE
- a CDS encoding OsmC family protein, producing the protein MTDNEILVTLPGGSRVEARLRGFSILTDQPVHAGGENAAPSPFDLFLASLATCAGYYVLAFCQERKIPTEGITLVQRMERGPKSKLIEMVRIEIHLPAGFPAKYKEAVIKAADKCAVKAHLAFPPDFEITSHIAEA
- a CDS encoding RNA methyltransferase, producing MARPTVPLLAPSGPGLPSRTSVILCRPESSENIGLAARAMKNTGFADLRIVSRRALPAEARKTAVHAEDILEQAKVFPTLEAALADREIVLASTARMRRHSTVVGLDEAARMIGGQPPGTTVALLFGNERTGLTAEEIERANCVFTIPQAGRQPSYNLAAAVLLTLFTFFNSGAPPAGGEPGRNAGPPLPRPEQDAAIDLILRQLEAKRFIHAGNKVHISALTRDLLGRLAMTARDRRFLLALFAKGVNSDPKESDHDR
- a CDS encoding DUF6132 family protein; translation: MLITLIGIAAGAVVGFLYYKLVGCRSGVCLLTSNPIRSVLYGALIGGLAASGFGR
- a CDS encoding DUF2284 domain-containing protein; the encoded protein is MPERKRLETLFEKNGFFDYRWLDPAGIVVAQWVRMKCLYGCPDYGKAACCPPNTPSVAECERFFREYKQAAIFHFEKAVDKPEDRHDWSRGINGRLLDLEKEVFLSGFVKAFLLPMDSCGVCASCAGMKTGCKDPKRARPSPDAMAVDVYATILRAGYPIEVLADYKKTMNRYAFLLIE